The Deltaproteobacteria bacterium genome contains a region encoding:
- a CDS encoding undecaprenyl/decaprenyl-phosphate alpha-N-acetylglucosaminyl 1-phosphate transferase: MGDGGIAVDPVDLGDLLTAGGLAILVTLFTTPALVWAARRFNLLDRPAGYKAHGVATPMLGGLAVAAGTGVGVAWVLGDGGTAHVPGLSALAVGALIVLLAGLLDDLRGLTPRHKFLWQGAAAGAAGVALALLGVRLDLFLHWPPLPVIVLTALWVVGITNALNFLDNMNGLCVGLGAIAAAALAAINLRSGEHTVAVVAAALAGACLGFLPFNWPRARIFLGDTGSMLIGFLLSALSVMGVYTRGAHVPLLAVFTPLFVLGVAVLDLGLVVLIRLRVGHPPWVGDRRHISHRLVRRGMHPAAAVATLWAAAAACGLAALLLPTVGPDEAPILLALLVCALGALAAAAGSKGLP; the protein is encoded by the coding sequence ATGGGCGACGGGGGGATAGCGGTTGATCCGGTTGATCTCGGCGATCTTTTGACCGCCGGGGGCTTGGCGATACTAGTGACATTGTTCACCACGCCGGCTCTCGTGTGGGCCGCCCGTCGATTCAACTTGCTTGATCGTCCGGCGGGTTACAAAGCGCACGGCGTCGCGACTCCGATGCTTGGCGGTCTGGCGGTCGCGGCGGGAACCGGAGTCGGCGTTGCGTGGGTGCTGGGGGATGGCGGCACCGCCCATGTTCCGGGGTTGTCGGCGCTGGCGGTGGGCGCGCTCATTGTTCTGCTGGCCGGGTTGCTCGATGACCTGCGTGGGCTCACTCCTCGGCACAAGTTCCTCTGGCAAGGCGCAGCCGCCGGTGCAGCAGGCGTCGCCCTCGCACTGCTCGGTGTTCGACTCGATCTGTTTCTACACTGGCCACCACTTCCGGTGATCGTGCTGACCGCGTTGTGGGTGGTGGGGATCACCAACGCGCTCAACTTTCTCGACAACATGAACGGGTTGTGCGTCGGGCTCGGCGCGATTGCCGCGGCCGCGTTGGCCGCCATCAATTTGCGCTCGGGCGAACACACGGTCGCGGTCGTGGCCGCGGCGCTCGCTGGCGCCTGTCTCGGCTTTCTGCCGTTCAATTGGCCGCGCGCCCGCATTTTTCTTGGCGACACCGGATCGATGTTGATCGGCTTCCTGCTGTCGGCGCTGTCGGTGATGGGCGTGTACACGCGCGGCGCTCATGTCCCGTTACTGGCGGTGTTCACGCCGCTGTTCGTGCTCGGCGTGGCGGTGTTGGATCTGGGGCTGGTCGTGCTGATCCGCCTGCGCGTCGGACACCCGCCGTGGGTTGGCGATCGACGGCACATCAGCCATCGACTGGTGCGGCGCGGCATGCATCCGGCGGCGGCGGTCGCCACGTTGTGGGCGGCGGCGGCAGCGTGCGGCCTCGCGGCATTGTTGCTTCCGACCGTTGGGCCAGACGAAGCACCGATCCTCTTGGCGCTGCTGGTGTGTGCGCTGGGCGCCCTCGCCGCGGCCGCGGGGAGCAAGGGCTTACCGTGA
- a CDS encoding glycosyltransferase family 4 protein yields MTPVAPTTICLDARTVGPHFPGIGRYTINLARALPPLLGEHERLLLLRDPIAESVEDWTAGDPERRSVVDVSVSPFALRQQWVIPQRLRALGAGLYHSPYYLMPARPGVPSVVTIHDLIPLRHPHLFTPLQRGLFTVSVRLAVRAARVVIAVSAATARDLEQRLRVSPQRIAVIAEAADPIFRPQPADAVNALRARLALPERYALYVGSNKPHKNLQRLVEVWARLRSYGVPLVIAGAWDARYPEAKRRAAALGLGDAVRFIGPVDEANLAALYSGAMLFVFPSLDEGFGLPVIEAMACGVPVACSDASSLSELADQAALTFAADDSDAMADALDALLRDPDRRVEMRRRGLARAAQYSWRSTAAATLEVYRRALTGPNASR; encoded by the coding sequence ATGACTCCCGTCGCTCCGACGACCATCTGCCTCGATGCGCGTACGGTCGGGCCGCATTTTCCCGGGATCGGTCGCTACACCATCAATTTGGCGCGCGCGCTCCCACCGTTGTTGGGCGAGCACGAACGACTGTTGCTGTTGCGTGATCCGATCGCCGAGTCAGTGGAAGATTGGACGGCGGGCGATCCGGAGCGTCGCAGCGTGGTTGATGTGTCGGTGTCCCCGTTTGCGTTGCGCCAGCAGTGGGTGATCCCACAGCGATTGCGTGCGCTGGGTGCCGGCCTCTACCACAGCCCCTACTATCTCATGCCGGCGCGCCCGGGGGTGCCGAGCGTGGTGACGATCCACGATCTCATTCCGCTCCGTCATCCGCATCTCTTCACGCCACTGCAGCGCGGCCTCTTTACCGTGAGTGTGCGCCTGGCGGTGCGCGCCGCGCGCGTGGTCATCGCCGTCTCGGCGGCGACGGCGCGTGATCTCGAACAGCGATTGCGGGTGTCGCCGCAACGAATCGCTGTGATTGCCGAAGCGGCTGACCCGATCTTTCGTCCGCAGCCGGCCGATGCGGTCAACGCTCTGCGCGCGCGCTTGGCACTGCCGGAACGCTACGCGCTTTACGTGGGGTCGAACAAGCCGCACAAGAACTTGCAGCGATTGGTCGAGGTGTGGGCGCGGCTGCGTTCGTATGGCGTGCCGCTGGTCATCGCCGGCGCGTGGGACGCGCGTTATCCAGAGGCAAAGCGGCGCGCCGCGGCGCTGGGGTTGGGCGACGCGGTTCGCTTCATTGGTCCGGTGGACGAAGCGAATCTCGCGGCGTTGTACAGCGGCGCGATGCTATTCGTCTTCCCGTCGTTGGATGAAGGATTTGGTCTGCCGGTCATCGAGGCAATGGCCTGTGGCGTGCCGGTCGCCTGTTCCGACGCGAGCAGTCTCTCCGAACTGGCGGATCAGGCGGCGCTGACCTTCGCGGCCGACGATTCGGATGCGATGGCGGATGCGCTCGACGCGCTGCTGCGCGATCCGGATCGGCGTGTCGAGATGCGCCGGCGTGGATTGGCGCGGGCGGCGCAATACTCGTGGCGCAGCACGGCGGCCGCCACCCTCGAGGTGTATCGCCGCGCGCTCACCGGCCCGAACGCTTCACGGTAA
- a CDS encoding glycosyltransferase, translated as MRVVHVYKTYPPVRGGIEGHIDLLTRLLAQRGVAPEVLCVREPGTPAREERQGVRVRRCPSLLTLASTPLPPTLPWALRHSAADLVHLHFPWPPGEVAWLLGGRARPLVVTVHCEAVRQARLAMWLAPLTQRVLAAAGRIVVTGAFMRDAVALAAHRDRVRVIPLGVDLEHFSPDPTIADPLPRIARPRVVFVGRLRHYKGLPVLAAALARLPQAQLVVVGEGSERGRFEAALRTHGCRDRAYLLGDVSDDQLLRILRTADAAVLPSTSRAEAFGVSIAEAQACGVPAVTTEVGTGTAQAVVDGVSGRVVSPNDPAALANGLAWCLDPVAAPTRRAAARAYAEQALSAHQMTAAVHRLYDELLVPA; from the coding sequence ATGCGTGTCGTTCACGTGTACAAGACCTACCCGCCGGTGCGCGGCGGGATTGAGGGTCACATCGATCTGCTGACGCGGCTGCTGGCCCAACGTGGGGTCGCGCCTGAGGTGTTGTGCGTGCGCGAGCCGGGAACGCCGGCGCGCGAAGAGCGGCAGGGTGTGCGCGTGCGGCGCTGCCCCAGTCTGCTGACGCTGGCCTCGACGCCGCTGCCGCCGACGTTGCCGTGGGCGCTGCGTCACAGCGCCGCGGATCTCGTGCATCTGCACTTTCCATGGCCACCGGGTGAAGTGGCGTGGCTGCTCGGCGGCCGCGCGCGGCCGCTGGTTGTCACCGTCCACTGCGAAGCGGTGCGGCAGGCGCGGCTGGCGATGTGGCTGGCGCCGTTGACGCAACGTGTGTTGGCGGCGGCGGGGCGCATCGTGGTGACCGGCGCGTTCATGCGCGACGCGGTGGCGCTCGCGGCGCATCGCGACCGAGTTCGCGTGATCCCGTTGGGCGTCGACCTCGAACACTTCAGTCCCGATCCAACGATCGCCGACCCGCTACCGCGCATCGCGCGTCCACGCGTGGTGTTCGTCGGCCGATTGCGGCACTACAAAGGACTGCCGGTGCTGGCGGCGGCGCTGGCGCGACTGCCGCAAGCGCAACTGGTGGTGGTGGGCGAGGGCTCCGAACGCGGCAGGTTCGAGGCTGCGCTGCGGACCCACGGCTGTCGTGATCGCGCCTACCTGCTCGGCGATGTCTCCGATGACCAGTTGCTGCGCATCCTGCGGACGGCGGATGCGGCCGTGTTGCCGTCGACCTCGCGCGCAGAAGCCTTCGGCGTGTCGATCGCCGAAGCGCAGGCGTGCGGTGTGCCGGCGGTGACGACCGAGGTCGGGACGGGTACAGCGCAGGCGGTCGTCGATGGTGTCTCCGGTCGTGTCGTGTCGCCCAATGATCCGGCTGCGCTGGCAAACGGATTGGCGTGGTGCCTCGATCCGGTTGCGGCGCCAACGCGTCGTGCGGCCGCGCGTGCCTATGCGGAGCAGGCGTTGAGCGCGCACCAGATGACGGCTGCCGTTCACCGACTCTACGACGAATTGCTGGTGCCGGCATGA